The following are from one region of the Flavobacteriaceae bacterium UJ101 genome:
- the DPO3B|dnaN gene encoding DNA-directed DNA polymerase (DNA polymerase III is a complex, multichain enzyme responsible for most of the replicative synthesis in bacteria. This DNA polymerase also exhibits 3' to 5' exonuclease activity. The beta chain is required for initiation of replication once it is clamped onto DNA, it slides freely (bidirectional and ATP- independent) along duplex DNA (By similarity).; KEGG: bth:BT_1364 DNA polymerase III subunit beta), with protein MKFIVSSSELLKQLQLLSGVINSNNTLPILDNFLFDLQDSELTITASDLETTVSSKITVNSESNGKICVPAKLLTDTIKTFPEQPLTIRTKEEENLFEIVSEQGNYSFGLERGDEFPMAPELESPSTVKLQGNVLAEAIGKTLFATGNDELRPVMTGVFFQLGTDKCIFVATDAHKLVKYTRDDIKADETAEFIMPKKPLNLIKNILGNKDTEITIEYNEVNAKFIFEGTTLVCRLIDGKYPNYEAVIPKENPNTLTINRSAFLSSIKRVSIFSNKTTYQIKLKLAGNQLQLSAEDIDFSNKADERLTCDYNGGDLMIGFNSKFLSEMLSNLNSEDITLEMSEPNRAGIIKPTDGVEEGEEVLMLVMPVMLNA; from the coding sequence ATGAAGTTTATTGTCTCTAGTTCCGAATTATTAAAACAATTACAGTTATTAAGCGGTGTTATTAATAGTAACAACACCTTACCTATATTAGATAATTTTTTATTTGATTTACAAGATTCAGAATTAACTATTACGGCTTCTGATTTAGAAACAACCGTAAGCTCAAAAATTACAGTGAACTCTGAGTCAAATGGAAAGATTTGTGTACCAGCAAAATTATTAACTGATACGATTAAAACTTTTCCAGAACAACCTTTAACGATTCGTACAAAAGAAGAAGAAAATCTTTTTGAAATTGTTTCTGAACAAGGAAATTATTCTTTCGGATTAGAAAGAGGAGATGAATTTCCAATGGCACCTGAATTAGAATCCCCTAGCACAGTTAAATTACAAGGTAATGTTTTAGCTGAAGCAATAGGGAAAACATTATTCGCAACAGGAAATGATGAATTACGTCCCGTGATGACAGGAGTCTTTTTCCAATTAGGTACCGATAAATGTATTTTTGTAGCGACAGATGCCCACAAATTAGTAAAATATACTCGTGATGATATTAAGGCAGATGAGACAGCTGAATTTATTATGCCTAAAAAGCCATTAAATCTGATTAAGAATATTTTAGGAAATAAAGATACAGAGATCACAATAGAGTATAATGAAGTAAATGCTAAGTTTATTTTTGAAGGAACAACCTTAGTTTGTAGATTAATTGATGGGAAATATCCTAATTATGAAGCAGTTATTCCAAAGGAGAATCCTAATACTTTAACGATTAATAGAAGTGCATTTTTAAGTTCTATAAAAAGAGTTTCTATTTTTTCTAATAAAACTACGTATCAAATTAAGTTAAAGTTAGCAGGAAATCAATTGCAACTTTCAGCTGAAGATATTGATTTTTCAAATAAGGCAGACGAACGCTTAACATGTGATTATAATGGAGGAGATTTAATGATTGGATTCAATTCGAAATTTTTAAGTGAGATGTTATCCAATTTAAATTCAGAAGATATTACCTTAGAAATGTCAGAACCTAACCGTGCTGGAATTATAAAACCAACAGATGGTGTTGAAGAAGGAGAAGAAGTTCTTATGTTGGTAATGCCTGTTATGTTGAATGCATAG
- the AtD-2HGDH gene encoding D-2-hydroxyglutarate dehydrogenase (Catalyzes the oxidation of D-2-hydroxyglutarate to alpha-ketoglutarate. May be involved in the catabolism of propionyl-CoA derived from beta-oxidation. Involved in degradation of lysine for the supply of carbon and electrons to the ETF/ETFQO complex during dark-induced sugar starvation; Belongs to the FAD-binding oxidoreductase/transferase type 4 family; Contains 1 FAD-binding PCMH-type domain.; KEGG: dpp:DICPUDRAFT_158305 D-2-hydroxyglutarate dehydrogenase) gives MKAKTDIVQFFQEKLAHIQIDFDKHRLKEYGNDSSSYFEANSSLIVYPKTTQEVVEIVQLANQEKIFIVPSGGRTGLSGGATALNNEVILSLEKLNREIQFNEEEQTLEVEAGMITQVLQEKAKERDLYFPIDFAAVGSSQIGGNIATNAGGIHVIHYGMIRDWITGLKVVTGKGEVLNLNKGLIKNNTGYDLKNLFIGSEGTLGVITEATIQLTQKPQQPCTFLFSFDKLQTVLELFKWFKSEVDLLAFEFFTDEALQYALNEGGVEFAMENRAPFYVIIEFEKLRNTSIHLKEEMEHYIINKVFDLNLIQDGIVALSDEDRIRIWKHRENIPAAINRFNPYKNDISVRIHKVPQFIKELDALLKKEYPNLEVLWFGHIGDGNLHINLPKPETLLIEDFRKQCDQASMKIYQLIEKFNGSISAEHGVGLIKKKYLHFTRSQEEIEYMKQIKTLFDPNHILNPGKIF, from the coding sequence TTGAAAGCAAAAACTGATATCGTTCAATTCTTCCAAGAAAAATTAGCCCATATTCAAATTGATTTTGATAAACATAGATTAAAAGAATATGGAAATGATTCATCTTCTTATTTTGAAGCAAATTCTTCTCTAATTGTTTATCCAAAGACAACACAAGAAGTAGTTGAAATCGTTCAATTAGCAAATCAAGAAAAGATCTTCATCGTTCCCTCAGGTGGTAGAACAGGACTTTCTGGTGGTGCAACAGCATTAAATAATGAGGTAATTCTTTCTTTAGAAAAATTAAACCGAGAAATTCAATTCAATGAAGAAGAACAGACTCTTGAAGTTGAAGCTGGAATGATAACACAAGTTCTACAAGAAAAAGCAAAAGAAAGAGATCTATATTTTCCAATTGATTTTGCAGCTGTAGGATCAAGTCAGATAGGAGGGAATATTGCAACCAATGCAGGAGGAATTCACGTAATTCATTATGGAATGATTCGTGATTGGATTACAGGTTTAAAAGTTGTGACAGGAAAGGGTGAGGTGCTAAATTTGAATAAAGGTTTGATTAAAAACAATACGGGTTATGATTTGAAAAATTTATTTATTGGAAGTGAAGGAACTCTAGGGGTTATCACTGAAGCAACCATTCAGTTGACACAAAAACCACAACAGCCTTGTACTTTTTTATTTAGTTTTGATAAGCTACAAACTGTTTTAGAGCTTTTTAAATGGTTTAAATCAGAAGTTGATTTGTTGGCTTTTGAATTTTTTACTGATGAAGCACTTCAATATGCTTTAAATGAAGGAGGAGTTGAGTTTGCTATGGAGAATAGAGCTCCGTTTTATGTGATTATAGAATTTGAAAAATTGAGAAATACATCCATTCACTTGAAAGAGGAAATGGAGCATTATATTATTAATAAAGTTTTTGATCTTAATCTAATTCAGGATGGTATTGTAGCATTGAGTGACGAAGATCGAATAAGAATATGGAAGCATAGAGAAAATATACCAGCTGCTATAAATCGTTTTAACCCTTATAAAAATGATATTTCGGTAAGAATTCATAAAGTTCCACAATTCATAAAAGAATTAGACGCTTTACTTAAAAAAGAATATCCAAATTTAGAAGTACTTTGGTTTGGTCATATCGGAGATGGAAATTTACATATTAACCTCCCAAAACCTGAAACACTTTTAATAGAAGATTTTAGAAAACAATGTGATCAAGCAAGTATGAAGATATATCAACTAATCGAAAAATTTAATGGAAGTATTAGTGCTGAACACGGTGTCGGTTTAATAAAAAAGAAGTATCTTCATTTTACAAGAAGTCAAGAAGAAATAGAATATATGAAGCAAATAAAGACTCTATTTGATCCCAATCATATATTAAATCCAGGGAAAATCTTTTAA